From a region of the Paralichthys olivaceus isolate ysfri-2021 chromosome 4, ASM2471397v2, whole genome shotgun sequence genome:
- the hk2 gene encoding hexokinase-2 isoform X2, with protein MALFTRIIQSFTISVCCLRFSRRIHKMVRRLVPDCDVRFLQSQDGSGKGAAMVTAVAYRLAAQHAERQRILDTLRLSREQLLEVKKHMCEEMVRGLSKQNHEQGSLKMLPTYVRSTPDGTEHGDFLALDLGGSSFRVLLVQMHRGKRHNVDMHHKIYSIPQETMQGTGEELFSHIVYCIADFLEYMGMRGASLPLGFTFSFPCHQSKLDQGILLRWTKGFKASGCVGQDIVMLLKDAVRRRREFDLNFVAVVNDTVGTMMTCGYEDPKCEVGLIVGTGTNTCYMEEMHNIELVDGDVGRMCINMEWGAFGDNGELDDFCTQFDLIVDECSNNPGKQRYEKMISGMYLGEIVRNVLMEFTEKGLLFRGKLSERLKTRGIFETKFLSQIERDRLAMRQVRSILQHLGLTSSTCDDSVVVKEVCSVVARRAAQLCGAGLAAVVDKIRQNRNLNQLSITVGVDGTLYKTHPHFSSVMQETLQDLAPQCQVTFHKSEDGSGKGAALITAVACRVNSEGHH; from the exons ATGGCTCTGTTTACAAGAATCATCCAGA gtTTCACTATCTCTGTCTGTTGCCTCAG GTTTTCCAGGAGGATCCACAAGATGGTGCGAAGACTTGTGCCAGACTGTGATGTGCGTTTTTTGCAGTCACAGGATGGCAGTGGGAAGGGTGCTGCCATGGTAACAGCAGTAGCTTACCGTCTTGCTGCTCAACATGCAGAGCGTCAGCGCATCCTCGACACCTTACGTTTGAGCCGTGAACAGTTGCTGGAGGTGAAGAAGCACATGTGTGAGGAGATGGTGCGAGGCCTGTCGAAACAAAACCACGAGCAGGGAAGCCTCAAGATGCTTCCCACCTATGTCAGATCAACACCAGATGGAACTG AGCATGGGGACTTCTTGGCTTTGGACCTTGGAGGCTCTAGCTTTCGGGTGCTGCTGGTGCAAATgcacagaggaaagagacacaATGTGGACATGCACCACAAGATCTACAGTATCCCACAGGAGACAATGCAAGGCACAGGGGAAGAG CTTTTCAGCCACATTGTGTACTGCATTGCTGACTTTCTTGAGTACATGGGCATGAGAGGAGCGTCCTTACCTCTGGGATTTACATTCTCTTTCCCCTGCCATCAAAGCAAACTGGATCAG GGCATTCTTCTGAGGTGGACAAAGGGTTTCAAAGCCAGCGGCTGTGTGGGACAAGATATCGTTATGTTACTTAAAGATGCTGTTCGTAGACGACGG GAATTTGACTTGAACTTTGTGGCGGTGGTTAATGACACAGTGGGAACCATGATGACCTGTGGCTATGAGGACCCCAAATGTGAGGTGGGACTTATCGTAG GCACAGGCACCAACACCTGCTACATGGAGGAAATGCACAACATTGAACTGGTGGATGGGGATGTAGGTCGTATGTGCATCAACATGGAATGGGGAGCATTTGGTGACAATGGTGAACTTGATGACTTCTGTACTCAGTTTGATCTTATTGTCGACGAGTGCTCCAACAATCCGGGTAAACAGAG ATATGAGAAGATGATCAGTGGCATGTACCTGGGGGAGATAGTGAGGAACGTGTTAATGGAATTTACCGAAAAGGGGCTACTGTTCAGAGGCAAACTGTCTGAGCGACTCAAGACCCGGGGCATTTTCGAGACAAAGTTCCTGTCACAGATTGAAAG AGACCGTCTGGCCATGCGACAGGTCCGCTCAATTCTGCAACACCTTGGTCTCACCAGCTCCACCTGTGACGACAGCGTGGTGGTGAAGGAGGTGTGTAGTGTGGTGGCACGGCGTGCGGCTCAACTCTGTGGTGCTGGTTTAGCCGCTGTGGTCGACAAGATACGACAGAACCGCAACTTGAATCAGCTCTCCATCACTGTGGGAGTGGATGGCACCCTTTATAAGACACACCCTCA TTTCTCCAGTGTCATGCAAGAAACGTTGCAGGATTTGGCTCCGCAGTGTCAGGTGACTTTCCACAAGTCAGAGGACGGAAGCGGAAAGGGAGCAGCACTGATAACAGCTGTGGCCTGTAGGGTCAATAGTGAAGGTCACCATTAA